The Triticum dicoccoides isolate Atlit2015 ecotype Zavitan chromosome 6A, WEW_v2.0, whole genome shotgun sequence genome has a window encoding:
- the LOC119315907 gene encoding WD repeat-containing protein 44-like, translating into FYESLDRILSSSASSTSASASDDDGADLPRRSRRYDAAALDLWTSQPAPIQERRHRLLQLMGLAGDPSLARFEMGRSASCDDVGPRPASPVSRSRSGGASTAKPPVGGGRLRPTSPDASDASATLEAVEEDPSCLIRNLDDGSEFVVREEFGLREVGTGRQLTVEEFELFIGRSPIVQELMRRQSVTNSNPNSNSQSGASTPMERSSSGSSNGGARSRRRSSWLHTIRSAAGSMVTYSRDRRGDDKDTSSEKGGRHSSSATEDSQDGVARHGPDRVKVRHNGKSYKELTGLFMNQQIHGHKGSIWSIKFSPDGRYLATAGEDCVIHIWEVLHSGMMKEEREVEDNGTCNPFAAMVCDESPEPMLASVATEGSHWEKRLPAKDLHSRRSGGSDQLMVPEHVFALSEKPVITFAGHLKDVLDLCWSKSQYLLSSSMDKTVRLWHMSSTYCLKAFSHSDYVTCIQFNPVDDRYFISGSLDEKVRIWSIPKREIVDWVDLHEMITAACYSPDGQSALIGSHKGNCHVYDTSDNMLSYKKQIDLQLKKKRSSQKKITGFQFIPGSSSKVIVTSADSRIRVVDGFELLHKFKGFQNTSSQISACSAANGRYIISASEDSRVYIWRYSDDSKPSRKKSIVPVTNTHENFRCERVTVAVAWPCASARMTNKANSRKQDNLDCVAGNGHVLGSEPAKEDEIPAVQDQSNNLCNNGATWPEELMTKTKQSPKSNTTHPGDVDQAPSPPAWGLVIVTAGHDGQIRTYQNFGFPSITSI; encoded by the exons TTCTACGAGTCGCTCGACCGCATcctctcctcctcggcctcctccacctccgcctccgcctcggaCGACGACGGCGCCGACCTCCCGCGCCGCAGCCGCCGCTACGATGCCGCCGCGCTCGACCTCTGGACCTCCCAGCCGGCGCCCATccaggagcgccgccaccgcctgctccagctgatggggctCGCGGGGGACCCTTCCCTCGCGCGATTCGAGATGGGCCGATCCGCCTCCTGCGACGACGTGGGGCCGCGGCCGGCTTCTCCCGTCTCGCGGTCCAGATCGGGCGGGGCCTCCACGGCGAAGCCTCCGGTTGGAGGCGGCCGTTTGCGCCCCACCTCGCCCGACGCATCAGATGCCAGTGCCACGCTGGAGGCGGTCGAGGAGGACCCAAGCTGCTTGATCAGAAACCTCGACGACGGCAGCGAGTTCGTGGTGAGGGAGGAGTTCGGGCTCCGCGAGGTTGGTACCGGCCGCCAGCTTACTGTGGAGGAGTTCGAGCTATTCATCGGCCGCTCCCCCATCGTCCAGGAGCTCATGCGCCGCCAAAGCGTCACCAACTCCAACCCAAACTCCAATTCCCAAAGTGGCGCCTCAACCCCCATGGAGAGGTCCAGCTCCGGCTCCAGCAATGGCGGGGCGCGTTCTAGGCGGCGCAGCAGCTGGCTCCACACCATCCGCAGTGCGGCTGGCTCCATGGTCACCTATTCACGTGACCGCCGCGGCGACGACAAGGACACGTCCTCAGAGAAGGGTGGCCGCCACTCCAGCTCGGCTACGGAAGACAGCCAGGATGGTGTTGCACGCCATGGTCCAGACCGTGTCAAGGTGCGCCACAACGGCAAGTCATACAAGGAGCTCACTGGCCTGTTCATGAACCAGCAGATACATGGGCACAAAGGGTCCATCTGGAGCATCAAGTTTAGTCCTGATGGGCGATACCTTGCAACTGCTGGAGAGGATTGCGTGATCCATATTTGGGAGGTGTTGCACTCCGGAATgatgaaggaggagagggaggtggAAGATAATGGGACCTGCAATCCTTTCGCTGCCATGGTATGTGATGAGTCACCGGAGCCAATGTTAGCATCGGTGGCTACAGAGGGCAGCCATTGGGAGAAGAGGCTGCCGGCAAAGGATCTGCACAGTCGGAGATCTGGGGGCTCAGACCAGTTGATGGTGCCAGAGCATGTGTTTGCACTGTCTGAGAAGCCTGTTATAACCTTCGCAGGGCATTTAAAGGATGTGCTTGATCTCTGCTGGTCCAAATCTCAG TACTTGCTTTCATCATCAATGGATAAAACTGTACGGTTGTGGCACATGTCAAGCACTTACTGTTTGAAAGCCTTCTCCCACAGTGACTATG TGACTTGCATCCAGTTCAACCCTGTTGATGATAGATACTTCATTAGTGGTTCTCTGGATGAGAAGGTTCGAATCTGGAGTATACCGAAACGTGAAATTGTTGATTGGGTTGATCTACATGAAATGATTACTGCCGCATGTTATTCCCCCGATGGACAG AGTGCACTCATTGGCTCCCACAAGGGCAATTGCCACGTGTATGACACGTCTG ATAATATGCTTTCTTACAAGAAACAAATTGACCTGCAACTCAAGAAAAAGAGATCCAGTCAGAAGAAAATCACAGGATTCCAG TTTATCCCAGGAAGTTCGTCAAAGGTCATTGTCACATCTGCGGACTCAAGAATCCGAGTTGTTGATGGCTTCGAACTACTTCACAAGTTTAAAG GGTTTCAGAACACCAGCAGCCAAATCTCAGCTTGTTCAGCTGCAAACGGGAGGTACATTATTTCTGCGAGTGAGGATTCACGTGTATATATCTGGAGATACAGTGATGATTCCAAACCAAGCAGAAAGAAGAGCATTGTTCCTGTCACAAATACCCATGAGAACTTCCGCTGCGAGAGAGTAACAGTTGCTGTTGCTTGGCCTTGTGCCAGCGCCAGAATGACTAATAAAGCTAACTCCAGGAAGCAAGATAACCTGGACTGTGTGGCTGGTAATGGTCATGTACTTGGATCCGAACCTGCTAAAGAGGATGAGATTCCTGCTGTTCAGGACCAGAGCAACAATTTATGTAACAATGGCGCGACTTGGCCCGAAGAGTTGatgacaaaaacaaaacaaagcccCAAGTCTAATACAACCCATCCCGGTGATGTAGATCAAGCTCCAAGTCCGCCGGCCTGGGGCTTAGTGATCGTGACAGCAGGCCATGATGGTCAAATCAGAACATATCAGAACTTCGGTTTTCCAAGTATAACGTCGATCTGA